Sequence from the Candidatus Amarolinea dominans genome:
ACCAGGTGATCGGCGATGATCGCGGCGCCGGCCAGTGCGCGTGGTTCTGGCAAGGGAGGGCCGGCGCGCCAGCCTCGCGTGGCCGGGTCATAGATCAACACCGAGGCCACCACCTGCGTCCCATCCCAACCGCCCAGCACAAAGAGCGCCGCTTCAGAAGCGGCCAGGGCATAGGCGGCACGCGGCGCCGGCAGGGCCGGCGCTTCACCCCACGAATCGGCAATGGGATCATAGCTCAAGGCAGCGGCTGTCAGCGAGCCATCTGCCAACATGCCGCCGGGCACATACACCAGGTTCTTCAGCACCGCCGCCTGCACGTTGACCAGCGGGCGGGGCAGGTTCGTACGCGGCTGCCATTCGTTGCGCTCTGGATTATAGACATCCACCGAATCGGTGATGCCGGTGGGGGTCTCACCGCCGATGGCATAAACCTGGCCCCGGAAGGCCACCTGGGCATGGCGCGCACGCGGGCCGGGGAGCACTGCCCGCACGCGCCAGCGCGCGGCGTCCTGACGGCTGGGCAGGCCGGTCTGCATCATCTGCGCATCGCTGAGCAGGGTGCTGCCGGCTGCGCGACCGCTGTTCATGGCGGCGCGCGTCCACGGCGCCAGCAAGACCGCTATCAGTCCGAGCACACTCAGCACCAGGTAAACGCGCTGCCCGCGGTGGATGGGCAGCGCCGGCCCCAGGTCAGGCCGCCAGTGGGTGAGAGCCGCTTGCCGCGGCGGTTCCGGGTCAACGGCCGCAGTTTCCACGCTCACTTGCGGGTCGAGGATCGGCGGCGGTACGGCGCCTGTTCCGGCCAGACTAACCGGGGGGGTGCTGGCCTCGCCCACCTGGACCACGCCACTGCGAATGGCGACGAGCGTGGCCTCGGTACGGCTTTGCACCTGCAACTTCTCGAAGATGTTGCGCAGGTGAACTTTGACCGTGTTGGGGCTGATGAACAGGGCGCGTGCGATTTCCTGATTGGTCTTGCCGGTGGCAACCAGGCTTAAGATCTCGATTTCACGTCCGCTGAGCGGAAGGCGTTCGTCGGCTGGCATGGGTTTCGCAATAGCCACAGCATGTGTAAACAAAGAACGTTGGAGCGCCTATGCACCAGCACTCCAACGTTCAGCGCATCGGGACCACTTGGGCCTCAGTCCATTCACGGACTCCCGGTGATTTTCAACGTCTTGCAACGCCACGGAATCGCCGGTTTATTGAGTCATTGAGTCATTGAGTCATTGAGGCCCAAATGCACCAGTACCCCCGGAGGGACTCGAACCCCCAACCTACTGGTTCGAAGCCAGGCGCTCTGTCCTTTGAGCTACGAGGGCCAGTCGCGCGATTCTAGCACCGGCCCCAGGGGCTGTCAAATTGGTCGTGGCCGCGTGGCCCGTGCCTATTGACAACTCACGTACTTCCTGATAAACTGCATTTGTGCAAAGAGACACACACGACCGTGTGCTGACCTTTTCGCGCAAGCCCGACATGGGCGTCATAAAGGTATGTCATAGAGGTACAAATGCCAAATCGAACCGTCCTGGATGCCAAGCGCCTTGGAATTTATAGTTGCCGAACCGACGATACGTTGGAAGAGGTGGCTCGCCGCATTGCCGAGGAGGACATCAGCGGCATGGTCGTTGTTGACGACCAGGGCTACCTGGCGGGCGTTATCACCCGCATTGATCTGCTGCGTGCTTACGTCAATTCTTCGGATTGGAGAGAGGAGTTGGTAAGCGTCTTCATGAGTCCACAAGTCATCACGGTGCATCCGGAAACGCGCCTGATCGAAGTGGCTCATATGCTTCTCCAGCATCATGTCCATCGGGTTGTGGTGGTGCGCGAAGATGGCGCTAAGCTGCGCCCAATTGGCGTCATCGGCGATACGGACCTGGTGTACAACATGATGCGAGAATAGCCATCCGTCCGAGTCTGCCCTGACAGGCTGCTGGGTTGCCTAAAGCGCACTTGCAGGCGCTGCGCTGGTTGGCAACGTAAACCAGAACATGCTTCCCTTGCCGGGCGTGCTTTCGACACCGATCTCGCCACCGTGTGCCTCGATGATGCCGCGCGCAATGTATAATCCCAACCCGGTGCCTTCGCTGGCCGCACGCGACAGGCGCCCGCGCTGATATTTGTCGAACAGCTTGGGTAAATCTTCGGGCGTGATGCCGATGCCGGTATCGCTGATCTCCACGCGCACCGCCCGGAGTTCATCATCATGAAAGGCGCGCACCACCACGCGCCCGCGCGCGCGGGTGAATTTTACCGCATTGGAAATGAGGTTCGTGATAACCCGCTCGATGCGGTTCGGGTCCGCCCAGACGGGCGGAACGTTGTCAGCCAGTTGCGCGTGCAGATCCACCTGCTTTTCGAGCGCCTGCGGCAAGGCTGCCTGCACGAGCCAACTCAACCGCTGATCCAACCAGACCCAATTCTTTTCTAACTGGAAGCGCGTCGACTCCAGGCGGGAAATCTCCAGCAGATCACGCAGCAGGGCCAACTGATGCCGGCACGACTGCAGGATGACCTCGACGAACTGCATCTGCGTATCCGTCAAGTGGCCGGCTGCGCCGCTGAGCAGGAATTCCGCATAGCCCATGATGGCCGCCAACGGGGATTGCAGATCGTGCGACACCGTCGCCAGAAAACTCTCCTTTTCGCGCTCCAGCCGGCGCCGCGCACGCACATCGCGGCCGATCAACTGCGCGCCGATTCGTTCGCCGGCCCGCATCAAGGGGGTCACGCGTACCTCTAACAGCACCTCTTCGCCGGCCGCGGTGATGAACGCCACATCGCTGGTCCTGGCATCGCCGGTTGGGCCGAGCAGCGCAGCCAGCATCGCGCCAGAGCGCTCCGGTGCGACGAGCCTGGCCAGGGGCTGCTCTAAAACGTCAGCGCGGGCATAACCCACCAGTTCTTCGGCCGCGTGATTGAAAAGCGTGACGTAGCCCTGCAAGTCCACGTTGATAATCGGATCGCGCGCATTTTCGATCTGCTGTGTGAGCAGTCGCTCCTTTTCAGCGACCGATTGGTGCAATTGCGCACGCTCGACCACCGCGCCAATTTGCAGGCCCAGGGAAAGCACGACACCAACGTCCTCGATGGTGAAATGGCCCGGCTGGCGCGCACCCAGCGCCAGCACGCCTACCGTGCGCGCTTGGGTGCGCAGGGGAACGGCCAGGAGCGAGCGTAGGCCGAGGTGTCTTTCGTAAGCCACGGCACGGGCGTCCGTGCTGGCCTCATCCAGGAGCAGCGGAAGTCCACTGCAGGCCACGGTTCCCAGCAGGCCCTCGCACAGCGGTGTGCGTACAGGAAGTTCAACCTCTGCCGGGATGCCAAATTCCCTGGCCCGCACCAGTGAGGTGCCCTTTGCGTCCAGCAGGCGCACGATGCCGATGGGCGCGTGCATCACCGAGGCGGCCGTCAACAGGCTGGCGTCAAGAATCTCATGCACATCCAGTGAGCTGCTGGTGGCGTCGGCCACGGCTGCCAGCGCAGCCAGCAGGCGATAGCTGTCGCCTGCGCTGTTGTCTGCGGGCGGGTGCTGCGCATGCTCTGCCAACAGACCGCGCACAGCGAGGAGATCACCGGTAGCCGACCGCAGACATACGGCCGCCCATGAGACATGCAGCACGCGGCCGTCCACCGTGCGTAACGTGACTTCCGGCAGATGAAGGTGATGTTGAGCCAGAAGCTGGCGCCACATCTCGGCAAAAGCGGGGTTTGTGTCCCACTGTGCGGCCGGAAAGGGACGGCCCAACAGTTCGGCTGCGCCGGCGCAGCCTAGCATCTCTGCAAGGCGAGCGTTGACATAGCACAACACACCGGACGGATCGGCAACAAAAACACCATCGTGTGCGTGATCGAACATGGAAACATCATGGAGTAGGTCAGCAGAAGCGGCAGCCGGCACAGGCTGGGGACAAGAAGATGACGACACGCGGACTACCTCCCCGAAGAGCACTTTGACTAAAATAGCAATACTAGGCGGGCGGCCCAGGCGGAAAGGCGAAGTCTATTCCCGCTTGCAGTATATCTGGTTATGAGCATAGGAGGTGAGAGGTGCGAAGTCAATAAGACGGGAGTACCCGCATGGCAGCAGGCAGGCCACAAACATGAGGCCCCTGCCACCCGGCTCCGCGTGGCAGGGGTAGATTGGTTTGCTTCAGTCAGCGTCGCGCACCAGCGCCTTCTTGACGCGCCTACTGCTGGCTTTGACGATGCCGGTCATGACATCAGTGACTACTTCGGCGCTCTTGGCGGTATCGCGGATCATCCCTTTGGTCATCTGCGCGGCGGCATCGGTCATATCGAAGCTGCTGTCCATGGCGCCGGCGCCGGCGCCTTGCACGCCGCCGACGATCGCGCCCATCACCGTGGCCCCGGCGCCGATCGCGCCCATGGCCGCGCTGAGTGACACGTTGGTGATGCCCTGCGCAGCCTGGCGCGGCAGCATCCAGATCACCCTGGGCCGCCATATCCGCTGCGGAGCCAAATTCGCTGACGGCCGTTCGGGTCGCCGTCGAGAAGGCGTCGCCGGCAATGTTCAAGCCCTGGGCAATGCCGCTGGCCGCGCCCTTGATGCCGCCGCCGGTTGCACCCACGGTGCGCGCCGTGGCCTCGATGAGTTGGCGGGTGGCGGCGCCGGCTGTCGAAGCCAGGCCGCTGACCGCCTCCGTGGCCTGATCGGCGCCCTGGGCGGCTTCGCTGCTCGATTGCATGGCAGCCGCCTGCACGGTGGCCTGTGTGCCCATGACGAGGCTTTCGGCCAAATCACGCGTGTCTGAAAAACGCTTGTAGAACGAACTCACGCGGCGCTTCGCCTTGCCCTCGCCACTGCCGGCGCCGGCGACCGCGGTTTTCTTGTTTTCACTCATAACTCCTCCTCAACCCTGCACTTTCATTCAACTCAGTCATTCAACCCAGTCATTCAACCACTACAGACAAGATACCATTGGAACGCAAAAAACTCAAGTTTGCGGCCATTCCCATGAGCATCGCGGGTGGGGATCAATTCCAGGCGAAGGAACGCACCTCGCTCGGGGGGCTGAGCAAGAGCAGCCTGGCTGGATCGGGCAGCGCCGTCGCGGTTGGCGTGGGGCCAGGCTGCGCGGTAAGTAGAGGCTCCGGGTCAGCCGCATGTCCGAAGTGGCGCGCCACGATGACCCGCCAGCGCCAGCCGCGTGCAGCCACATAATCGGACAGCCGCAAGGTCGCCTCCAGGCGCAGGCTGGTGCCCTTGACTTGTTGCTCCAGATCAGGCCCGCCTGGCGCCAGTGACCACACATGCACGACATACCAGTCTTCTTCGCCCAGGGTGCCAACCGCCGCCCAACGCAGCACAACAGGTTCGGTGGCGGCCAGGATCGCGCCA
This genomic interval carries:
- a CDS encoding CBS domain-containing protein — protein: MPNRTVLDAKRLGIYSCRTDDTLEEVARRIAEEDISGMVVVDDQGYLAGVITRIDLLRAYVNSSDWREELVSVFMSPQVITVHPETRLIEVAHMLLQHHVHRVVVVREDGAKLRPIGVIGDTDLVYNMMRE
- a CDS encoding PAS domain S-box protein, giving the protein MFDHAHDGVFVADPSGVLCYVNARLAEMLGCAGAAELLGRPFPAAQWDTNPAFAEMWRQLLAQHHLHLPEVTLRTVDGRVLHVSWAAVCLRSATGDLLAVRGLLAEHAQHPPADNSAGDSYRLLAALAAVADATSSSLDVHEILDASLLTAASVMHAPIGIVRLLDAKGTSLVRAREFGIPAEVELPVRTPLCEGLLGTVACSGLPLLLDEASTDARAVAYERHLGLRSLLAVPLRTQARTVGVLALGARQPGHFTIEDVGVVLSLGLQIGAVVERAQLHQSVAEKERLLTQQIENARDPIINVDLQGYVTLFNHAAEELVGYARADVLEQPLARLVAPERSGAMLAALLGPTGDARTSDVAFITAAGEEVLLEVRVTPLMRAGERIGAQLIGRDVRARRRLEREKESFLATVSHDLQSPLAAIMGYAEFLLSGAAGHLTDTQMQFVEVILQSCRHQLALLRDLLEISRLESTRFQLEKNWVWLDQRLSWLVQAALPQALEKQVDLHAQLADNVPPVWADPNRIERVITNLISNAVKFTRARGRVVVRAFHDDELRAVRVEISDTGIGITPEDLPKLFDKYQRGRLSRAASEGTGLGLYIARGIIEAHGGEIGVESTPGKGSMFWFTLPTSAAPASAL